A window from Pongo abelii isolate AG06213 chromosome 6, NHGRI_mPonAbe1-v2.0_pri, whole genome shotgun sequence encodes these proteins:
- the PAPOLB gene encoding poly(A) polymerase beta: MMPFPVTTQGPPQPAPPPKRYGISSPISLAVPKETDCLLTQRLIETLRPFGVFEEEGELQRRILVLEKLNNLVKEWIREISESKSLPQSVIENVGGKIFTFGSYRLGVHTKGADIDALCVAPSHVDRSDFFTSFYAKLKLQEEVKDLRAVEEAFVPVIKLCFDGIEIDILFARLALQTIPEDLDLRDDSLLKNLDIRCIRSLNGCRVTDEILHLVPNIDNFRLTLRAIKLWAKCHNIYSNILGFLGGVSWAMLVARTCQLYPNAVASTLVRKFFLVFSEWEWPNPVLLKEPEERNLNLPVWDPRVNPSDRYHLMPIITPAYPQQNSTYNVSISTRMVMIEEFKQGLAITHEILLSKAEWSKLFEAPSFFQKYKHYIILLASASTEKQHLEWVGLVESKIRILVGSLEKNEFITLAHVNPQSFPAPKENPDKEEFRTMWVIGLGLKKPENSEILSIDLTYDIQSFTDTVYRQAMNSKMFEMGMKITAMHLRRKELHQLLPHHVLQDKKAHSTEGRRLTDLNDSPFGLSAGCENSMSVPSSTSTMKTGPLISSSQGRNSPALAIMTASVANIQATEISLQQVNTSESSGVALNESIPHAVSQPAISPSPKAMVARVVSSTRLISHPDLQETQQQTYLIL; the protein is encoded by the coding sequence ATGATGCCGTTTCCGGTGACAACCCAAGGACCACCGCAGCCGGCGCCGCCGCCGAAGCGCTATGGCATCTCCTCGCCTATCAGCCTAGCGGTCCCCAAGGAGACGGACTGCCTTCTCACCCAGAGGCTAATAGAAACCCTCAGGCCCTTCGGGGTCTTCGAAGAGGAAGGGGAACTGCAGCGCAGGATTTTagttttggaaaaattaaataatctggtAAAGGAATGGATACGCGAAATCAGTGAAAGCAAGAGTCTTCCCCAGTCTGTAATTGAAAACGTTGGAGGAAAGATTTTTACGTTTGGCTCTTACAGATTGGGAGTACATACGAAAGGCGCAGATATTGACGCCTTGTGCGTTGCACCAAGTCATGTGGATCGAAGCGACTTTTTCACCTCATTCTATGCTAAACTGAAACTACAGGAGGAAGTAAAAGATTTAAGGGCTGTTGAGGAGGCATTTGTGCCAGTTATCAAACTGTGTTTTGATGGGATAGAGATTGATATTTTATTTGCAAGATTAGCACTACAGACTATTCCAGAAGATTTGGACCTAAGAGATGACAGTCTACTTAAAAATTTAGATATTAGATGCATAAGAAGCCTTAATGGTTGCCGGGTAACCGATGAAATTTTACATCTAGTGCCAAACATTGACAACTTCAGGTTGACTCTGAGAGCCATCAAACTGTGGGCCAAGTGCCACAATATCTATTCCAATATATTAGGTTTCCTCGGAGGTGTTTCCTGGGCCATGCTAGTAGCAAGAACTTGTCAGCTTTATCCAAATGCAGTAGCGTCAACTCTTGTACGGAAATTCTTCTTGGTATTTTCAGAATGGGAATGGCCAAACCCAGTATTACTGAAGGAGCCTGAAGAACGGAATCTTAATTTGCCTGTATGGGACCCAAGAGTAAATCCCAGTGATAGGTACCATCTTATGCCTATCATCACACCAGCATACCCACAGCAGAACTCCACGTACAACGTGTCTATTTCAACCAGGATGGTCATGATTGAGGAGTTTAAACAGGGGCTTGCTATCACACATGAGATTTTGCTAAGTAAGGCGGAGTGGTCCAAACTCTTTGAAGCTCCAAGCTTCTTTCAAAAGTACAAGCATTATATTATACTTCTGGCAAGTGCATCaacagaaaaacaacatttaGAATGGGTGGGCTTGGTGGAATCAAAGATCCGAATCCTGGTTGGGAGCTTGGAGAAGAATGAATTTATTACACTGGCACATGTGAATCCACAGTCATTTCCAGCACCCAAAGAAAATCCTGATAAGGAAGAATTTCGTACAATGTGGGTGATTGGGTTAGGGCTAAAAAAGCCAGAAAACTCTGAAATTCTCAGCATTGATCTCACCTATGATATCCAGTCTTTCACAGATACTGTTTATAGGCAAGCAATGAATAGTAAGATGTTTGAGATGGGTATGAAAATTACTGCAATGCATTTAAGAAGAAAGGAACTTCACCAGCTGCTGCCTCATCATGTGCTTCAGGACAAGAAAGCACACTCAACAGAAGGTAGAAGATTGACAGATTTGAACGACAGCCCCTTTGGCTTGTCTGCAGGCTGTGAAAACAGCATGTCTGTGCCTTCATCTACTAGCACTATGAAGACAGGCCCATTGATTAGCAGTTCTCAGGGTAGAAACAGTCCTGCTCTGGCTATAATGACAGCATCTGTGGCTAACATACAGGCTACTGAAATTTCCTTGCAACAGGTGAATACCAGTGAAAGTTCAGGGGTTGCATTAAACGAGAGTATTCCTCACGCTGTCTCTCAACCTGCCATTTCTCCATCACCAAAGGCCATGGTCGCCAGAGTTGTTTCTTCAACACGTCTCATAAGCCATCCAGACCTTCAGGAAACTCAGCAACAAACATATCTAATCCTATAG